A window of the Oscillospiraceae bacterium genome harbors these coding sequences:
- the tig gene encoding trigger factor: MSLKSSNKVDTNRWQLEVTVDAPTFNTAIDHAYKKQRSRINIPGFRKGKAPRAFIEKYYGSNIFYEDAINEVYPDAMEAAVKEAKLDVIQDKVDFDLVSADETNGVVFKATITVKPEVSVKDYKGIKATRKSADVTDAEVDAELKKVQDRDARMVTVEDRPAENGDIVDIDFDGSVDGKPFEGGKAENFSLTLGSGQFIPGFEEQIVGKNTNDEFDVNVTFPKDYSAKELQDKAALFKVKIHEIKVRELPELDDDFAKDVSEFDTLDEYKADLKKHLEEQKKESVQDDVDNQLIDALVAALEGEIPTAMYTNRANDDIRDFGYRLQSQGLDIRTYMKYTGMDADKLRKAFEPQAERQVKIRLALEKIAEIEKLTSSDEEIEKEYKKMADEYKTDVEKIKAAVTKEALAQDLGVQKAIDFVRDNAVITDAAPEDESKKEADSKEDKKAKDEKAPEKKAPAKKPRKKPAAKDTAKKTTKKAATKEDPAE; encoded by the coding sequence ATGAGTCTGAAGTCATCCAATAAGGTCGATACCAACCGCTGGCAGCTGGAGGTCACGGTTGACGCGCCTACCTTTAATACTGCCATCGACCATGCCTATAAAAAACAGAGAAGCCGTATCAACATTCCCGGTTTCCGTAAAGGAAAAGCACCCCGTGCTTTCATTGAGAAGTACTATGGCTCCAACATCTTCTATGAAGATGCAATCAATGAAGTTTATCCGGATGCAATGGAGGCTGCTGTCAAAGAAGCAAAGCTCGATGTAATTCAGGATAAAGTGGACTTTGACCTTGTCTCTGCAGATGAAACCAATGGCGTTGTCTTTAAAGCAACTATTACGGTTAAACCGGAAGTTTCTGTTAAAGATTACAAAGGCATTAAGGCAACACGCAAATCTGCTGATGTGACCGACGCAGAAGTAGACGCAGAGCTGAAAAAGGTGCAGGACCGTGATGCACGTATGGTTACTGTAGAGGATCGCCCTGCTGAAAATGGCGATATTGTTGATATCGACTTTGACGGTTCCGTTGACGGCAAGCCCTTTGAGGGCGGCAAAGCAGAAAACTTTTCTTTGACGCTGGGTTCTGGCCAGTTTATTCCGGGCTTTGAGGAGCAGATCGTTGGCAAAAACACCAATGATGAATTTGATGTCAATGTCACTTTCCCGAAAGATTATTCTGCAAAAGAATTGCAGGACAAAGCTGCTCTCTTTAAAGTAAAGATTCATGAAATCAAAGTTCGTGAACTGCCTGAACTGGACGACGACTTTGCAAAAGACGTCAGCGAATTTGATACATTGGATGAGTATAAAGCAGACCTCAAAAAGCATTTGGAAGAGCAGAAAAAAGAGTCTGTTCAGGACGATGTTGACAATCAGCTGATTGATGCTCTGGTTGCTGCGCTGGAGGGCGAAATCCCGACTGCTATGTATACCAACAGAGCAAATGACGATATCCGTGACTTTGGCTATCGCCTGCAGAGCCAGGGACTTGATATCCGCACCTATATGAAGTATACAGGTATGGATGCTGACAAGCTGCGTAAGGCATTTGAGCCGCAGGCTGAGCGCCAGGTGAAGATTCGCCTTGCCCTTGAAAAAATCGCTGAAATCGAGAAGCTGACTTCTTCCGATGAAGAGATTGAAAAAGAGTACAAGAAGATGGCCGATGAGTACAAAACTGATGTTGAAAAGATTAAAGCTGCTGTCACAAAAGAAGCGCTTGCTCAAGACCTCGGTGTACAGAAAGCCATTGACTTTGTGCGCGACAACGCTGTCATAACCGATGCTGCGCCGGAAGATGAGTCCAAAAAAGAAGCAGACTCTAAGGAAGACAAAAAAGCTAAAGACGAAAAAGCTCCGGAAAAGAAAGCCCCTGCTAAAAAGCCACGGAAAAAGCCTGCAGCAAAAGATACAGCAAAAAAGACAACGAAAAAGGCAGCGACAAAAGAAGATCCTGCTGAATAA
- a CDS encoding metallophosphoesterase, with amino-acid sequence MALYAISDLHLSFGTDKPMDVFPGWEDYTDRLKKNWQALIRPEDTVVIAGDISWAMKLEEAEEDFRYIENLPGHKLILKGNHDLWWSTRTKLENFFSACGFSTISIIHNSAARIGDQTVCGSRGWLYNPQTDHDMLIVNREVGRLEASLQAGEKLGGRPIVFLHYPPVYDNLCCDEIFKVLENHHITDCYFGHIHGSQAAKRAIIGEYHGIHMHLISCDYLSFCPLFVR; translated from the coding sequence ATGGCACTTTATGCAATTTCGGATTTGCATCTGTCATTTGGTACAGACAAGCCGATGGATGTTTTTCCCGGCTGGGAAGATTACACAGACAGATTAAAAAAGAATTGGCAGGCGTTGATCCGGCCAGAGGACACGGTTGTTATTGCCGGGGATATCAGCTGGGCTATGAAGCTGGAAGAGGCAGAAGAGGACTTCCGTTATATTGAAAACCTGCCGGGACATAAACTGATTTTAAAAGGCAACCACGATTTGTGGTGGTCTACCCGTACAAAGCTGGAAAACTTTTTTTCTGCATGCGGATTTTCTACAATTTCTATTATCCACAATTCTGCAGCCCGCATAGGGGACCAAACCGTTTGCGGCAGCCGCGGGTGGCTTTACAATCCCCAGACCGACCATGATATGTTAATTGTCAATCGAGAGGTCGGCCGGCTGGAAGCATCTTTGCAGGCGGGGGAGAAGTTGGGCGGAAGACCGATTGTGTTTCTGCATTATCCGCCTGTTTACGATAATCTGTGCTGTGATGAAATCTTTAAAGTGTTGGAAAATCACCATATTACAGACTGCTACTTTGGGCATATTCATGGCAGCCAGGCCGCTAAGCGTGCCATTATCGGCGAATATCACGGAATACACATGCACTTGATTTCGTGTGATTATCTCTCCTTTTGCCCGCTTTTCGTGCGATAA
- the thrC gene encoding threonine synthase yields MQYLSTRDFGKTVSAAQAIAQGICQDGGLFVPREIPRISKDAFQQLQKDSYIDRAQKILSYFLTDFSEEEIAECVASAYTEEKFPGGPAQLSAVQEDSCQMYLLELWHGPTCAFKDMALQVLPHLLTKSCKKIHSDKTAVILVATSGDTGKAALEGFKDVPGTKILVFYPQSGVSPMQKRQMVTQEGHNVAVCAIEGNFDDAQTGVKKIFTNPETCQKLAEHGMMFSSANSINLGRLLPQVVYYISAYCDLVNNGSIQYGQEVNVAVPTGNFGNILAAYYAKEMGLPIKKLICASNANNVLTDFLQTGCYNRNRAFYTTISPSMDILISSNLERLLSAMTGSDNQVKSWMQQLAATGSYQVDSATLQKLHTLFWAGYCDDQQTKKEIAALYQRENYLCDPHTAVAVNVYKQYAKATGDKETPVIVTSTASPYKFADSVLQAVSGEKADGDDFAKISELSTLTKTEIPQPIAALQNKAVRFTDSCSPADMPAKTLELTGACSR; encoded by the coding sequence ATGCAGTATTTATCGACCCGTGACTTTGGCAAGACCGTTTCTGCAGCGCAGGCGATTGCGCAGGGAATTTGTCAGGACGGCGGACTGTTTGTTCCGCGGGAAATTCCCCGCATTTCCAAGGATGCTTTTCAGCAGCTGCAAAAGGATTCTTATATTGATCGTGCACAAAAAATTCTTTCGTATTTTTTAACGGATTTTTCCGAAGAAGAAATTGCGGAATGCGTAGCCTCTGCCTACACGGAAGAAAAATTTCCCGGCGGACCGGCACAGCTTTCTGCAGTGCAGGAAGATTCCTGCCAGATGTATCTGCTTGAGCTTTGGCATGGGCCAACCTGTGCTTTTAAGGATATGGCGCTGCAGGTTTTGCCGCATCTGCTGACTAAAAGCTGCAAAAAGATTCATTCCGATAAAACGGCTGTCATTTTGGTGGCCACTTCCGGTGACACTGGCAAAGCTGCTCTGGAAGGTTTTAAGGATGTACCCGGAACCAAGATCCTGGTTTTTTATCCGCAGAGCGGCGTCAGCCCCATGCAGAAGCGCCAGATGGTGACGCAGGAGGGGCATAATGTTGCTGTTTGTGCGATAGAGGGTAACTTTGACGATGCACAAACCGGTGTCAAAAAGATTTTCACAAATCCGGAAACCTGCCAAAAACTTGCTGAACACGGCATGATGTTTTCCAGTGCCAATTCAATAAACCTCGGGCGTTTGCTGCCGCAGGTTGTTTATTATATTTCGGCTTACTGTGATTTGGTTAATAACGGAAGCATTCAATACGGGCAGGAAGTCAATGTCGCAGTACCTACTGGCAATTTTGGCAATATTTTAGCTGCCTATTATGCGAAAGAAATGGGTCTGCCAATTAAAAAGCTGATTTGTGCCAGCAACGCAAACAACGTTTTGACCGATTTCCTGCAGACCGGCTGCTATAATCGTAATCGTGCGTTTTACACAACAATTTCTCCATCGATGGATATCTTGATTTCCAGCAATTTGGAGCGCCTGCTCAGTGCAATGACTGGGTCTGACAATCAGGTGAAATCATGGATGCAGCAGCTTGCGGCAACGGGCAGCTATCAGGTAGACAGTGCTACCCTGCAGAAACTGCATACTCTTTTTTGGGCTGGTTATTGTGATGACCAGCAGACCAAAAAGGAAATTGCCGCCCTTTACCAGCGTGAAAACTACCTGTGTGATCCGCATACCGCAGTTGCGGTTAACGTATATAAACAATATGCTAAGGCAACGGGGGATAAGGAAACCCCGGTTATCGTTACATCGACTGCAAGTCCCTATAAATTTGCGGACAGCGTTTTGCAGGCAGTCAGTGGCGAAAAGGCGGACGGTGACGACTTCGCAAAGATCAGCGAGCTTTCCACACTTACTAAAACAGAAATTCCGCAGCCGATTGCTGCACTGCAGAATAAAGCTGTTCGTTTTACGGACAGTTGCAGCCCGGCAGACATGCCGGCTAAAACACTGGAGCTGACAGGGGCCTGCAGCAGGTAA
- a CDS encoding YraN family protein, whose amino-acid sequence MKNKTGAAGEDFAAAYLQQRGCRIVTRNYHSRYGEIDVIAANEVHLIFLEVKARAPGAMVSPLAAVTPQKQRKIIRTAQAYLMRFPTRLQPRFDVMGITMDGNTASVTNYVYLKNAFC is encoded by the coding sequence ATGAAAAATAAAACTGGAGCGGCCGGAGAGGATTTTGCGGCGGCCTATTTACAGCAGCGCGGCTGCAGAATCGTTACCCGCAATTATCACTCCCGATATGGAGAAATCGATGTCATTGCAGCAAATGAAGTGCATCTTATCTTTTTAGAAGTAAAGGCACGTGCACCAGGTGCGATGGTTTCACCGCTTGCTGCAGTCACGCCGCAGAAGCAGAGAAAGATTATTCGTACAGCGCAGGCCTACTTAATGCGCTTTCCGACCCGGCTACAGCCGCGCTTTGATGTGATGGGTATTACGATGGACGGAAATACCGCTTCTGTAACCAATTATGTATATTTAAAAAATGCTTTCTGCTGA
- a CDS encoding ribonuclease HII yields the protein MKRTPKPPIDWLFYERKYLQQGYTAVCGVDEAGRGPLAGPVFAGAVILPVGCVIEGVNDSKKLSSKKREELYDIITQKAVSWGVGFATEQEIDGINILQATFLAMQRAVQKLNTPPQLVLVDGNRVPPLSVPAEAIIKGDGCCESIAAASILAKVSRDRLMLQLDELYPQYGFAKHKGYGTAQHRQALLQYGPCPIHRKTFLKKILKSADEK from the coding sequence ATGAAACGAACCCCAAAGCCGCCAATCGACTGGCTTTTTTATGAGCGAAAATATTTGCAGCAGGGTTATACGGCTGTGTGTGGGGTAGATGAAGCCGGCCGCGGCCCTCTGGCAGGACCTGTCTTTGCCGGAGCAGTCATCTTGCCTGTGGGTTGTGTGATTGAAGGAGTCAATGACTCTAAAAAGCTTTCCTCAAAAAAGCGGGAAGAACTTTATGATATCATCACCCAAAAAGCGGTATCCTGGGGCGTTGGTTTTGCAACGGAACAGGAAATTGATGGAATCAATATTCTACAGGCAACTTTTTTGGCAATGCAGCGCGCTGTGCAAAAGCTGAATACGCCGCCGCAGCTTGTGCTGGTGGATGGCAACCGTGTCCCGCCGCTTTCGGTACCGGCAGAGGCAATTATCAAAGGTGACGGCTGCTGCGAAAGTATTGCGGCGGCGTCTATTTTAGCTAAGGTAAGTCGTGACCGCCTAATGCTGCAGCTGGATGAGCTTTATCCGCAGTACGGCTTTGCAAAGCACAAGGGCTATGGTACAGCACAGCACCGGCAGGCACTACTTCAGTATGGGCCATGTCCTATCCACCGTAAAACGTTCTTAAAAAAGATACTGAAAAGCGCCGATGAAAAATAA
- the ylqF gene encoding ribosome biogenesis GTPase YlqF — translation MSEAQSIQWFPGHMTRAKRQIEKSLKQVDAVAEIADARIPVSSRNPVLDRMIQQKPRIILLNKSDMADAAATKKWITFYREHGIEAIAVDCKSGKGLSTFQPAVHKVLVPQIAAWKQKGMVGRTIRVMVIGVPNVGKSSLINRLAHGSRAAVENRPGVTRSNQWFSIGKGLDLLDTPGVLWPKISDKAVGEHLAFTGAVKDDILDTESLAARLLELLCKLYPAAVCSRYKLGSTDFSGMEGWQILQLIGKKRGMLISGGEIDTERTAKMLLEEFRAGKIGRITLEQAGTKV, via the coding sequence ATGAGCGAAGCACAATCAATACAGTGGTTTCCGGGGCATATGACCCGCGCCAAAAGACAAATTGAAAAGTCCTTAAAGCAAGTAGATGCAGTTGCAGAAATTGCAGATGCCCGCATTCCGGTGAGCAGCCGCAATCCAGTGCTCGACCGTATGATTCAGCAGAAGCCACGCATTATTTTATTAAATAAGAGCGATATGGCCGATGCCGCTGCCACAAAAAAATGGATAACGTTTTACCGGGAACATGGAATTGAGGCAATTGCAGTCGACTGCAAGAGCGGAAAAGGTCTCAGTACCTTTCAGCCCGCTGTCCATAAAGTGTTGGTGCCGCAAATAGCAGCATGGAAACAAAAGGGAATGGTTGGCCGCACCATTCGTGTCATGGTGATTGGTGTTCCTAATGTGGGAAAGTCGTCTTTAATTAATCGTTTAGCGCACGGCAGCCGTGCAGCTGTAGAAAACCGACCTGGCGTAACGCGCTCCAATCAATGGTTTTCCATCGGAAAAGGGCTTGACCTTTTAGATACCCCCGGTGTTCTTTGGCCTAAAATTTCTGATAAAGCTGTTGGTGAACACCTTGCTTTTACGGGCGCTGTAAAGGATGATATTCTGGATACAGAATCTCTTGCGGCCCGGTTGCTTGAGCTGCTCTGTAAACTGTATCCTGCCGCTGTCTGCAGCCGCTATAAGCTGGGAAGTACAGACTTTTCCGGTATGGAAGGTTGGCAGATTCTGCAGCTGATTGGCAAAAAGCGCGGCATGCTGATTTCTGGCGGAGAGATTGATACAGAGCGTACCGCAAAAATGCTTTTAGAGGAATTCCGTGCGGGAAAGATTGGCCGCATAACGCTGGAACAGGCAGGTACAAAAGTATGA
- the lepB gene encoding signal peptidase I → MPKHGKSRCRVSDRARSCYEWADALIIALMVVVLGFSFFLRVVNVSGPSMQPTLYSGDKVLLTSFCKPLERGDVIVVQHSTKSGDPIIKRVIATEGQTVNIDTTGKVSVNGVALNESTYLSKDVKTEPEGTAVKYPLTVPAGKVFVLGDNRSISMDSRSSEIGLIDQSNILGKAQAVLFPFSQFGKIKGEK, encoded by the coding sequence ATGCCGAAACATGGAAAAAGCCGCTGTAGAGTCAGTGACAGAGCCCGCTCGTGCTATGAATGGGCCGATGCTTTGATTATTGCGCTGATGGTTGTAGTGCTTGGATTCTCCTTTTTCCTGCGTGTTGTAAATGTGAGCGGGCCTTCCATGCAGCCGACGCTTTATTCCGGTGATAAAGTACTGCTGACCAGTTTTTGCAAACCACTAGAGCGCGGCGACGTGATTGTGGTGCAGCACTCTACAAAATCCGGTGACCCGATTATCAAGCGAGTCATTGCAACAGAGGGGCAAACGGTCAATATTGATACAACAGGGAAAGTCAGCGTAAACGGTGTGGCCTTGAATGAAAGTACATATCTGTCAAAAGATGTTAAAACAGAGCCTGAGGGCACAGCAGTCAAGTATCCGCTGACCGTCCCAGCAGGGAAAGTATTTGTTTTGGGTGACAACCGCTCCATTTCTATGGACAGCCGCAGCAGTGAGATAGGGCTTATTGATCAGAGCAACATCTTGGGAAAAGCACAGGCTGTCCTTTTTCCGTTTTCTCAGTTTGGAAAGATTAAGGGTGAAAAATGA
- the rplS gene encoding 50S ribosomal protein L19, translated as MKKEKPQIAIGDTVRVSVNIREGDNERIQMFEGTVIARRGSGVSETFTVRRVSYGVGVERVFPVYSPNVKKVEVIRKGHTRRAKLYYLRSRVGKAAKLREVVK; from the coding sequence ATGAAAAAAGAAAAGCCCCAGATAGCCATCGGCGACACCGTACGGGTCAGCGTCAATATCCGTGAAGGTGACAACGAAAGAATTCAGATGTTTGAGGGCACCGTGATTGCACGCCGCGGCTCCGGTGTAAGCGAAACCTTTACCGTACGCCGTGTTTCTTATGGTGTTGGCGTAGAGCGTGTTTTCCCGGTATACTCCCCCAATGTGAAAAAAGTGGAAGTTATCCGCAAAGGTCATACACGCCGCGCAAAGCTTTATTATCTGCGCAGCCGTGTTGGCAAGGCTGCAAAACTGCGTGAAGTAGTAAAATAA
- the addA gene encoding helicase-exonuclease AddAB subunit AddA: protein MSRKWTPAQQDAICARGGPLLVSAAAGSGKTAVLVERVVGLILNKDAPVDADRLLIVTFTRAAAAEMKDRIEQRLSLELQKSPDSTFLQRQKILLSHAHIGTVDSFCKELVQENFSQLGMPADFRVADSSEMNVLRAQTLENVLDDFYAAGSDSFYELIDTVSTGRDDSQLSVIVQTLYDFVRSHPFPHRWLREKAEMYRADDPDKTPWGTIARQYAAETLSYCIHITQHSIALLQSDSKLQEKCVPILMQDLYTLQNAAQKIQNADWNEVCDLTQNLAFEKMAAVRGYRDNPCKQAADANRKEVKQAAGQLQTLFSCSKDACREDFARLLPMIETLFSIVETFAAQLDAAKMEKKLADFGDLEHQALRLLVEETADGWQRTPAAKLIGERYDEILVDEYQDTNELQDLLFRAVSQDESNLFMVGDVKQSIYGFRQAQAGLFLARREASTVYDKNASQFPACITLGRNFRSRAGVTEAVNFIFRQLMSQGAGGLNYTDRDALICGAEYPPSGSPDTELDILERRTAGNDLDPIAVECRRIAEYISDFLQNGVVQEDGKQRPGRLGDICILLRSANPYAPLYARTLNDLGIPAWADPGGGFFGTPEVRTALSFLRTVNNPLQDIPLLAVLTSPVYGFTPDELAEIRIPSRQIPLYLAVEKAAKAGSQRCTSFLEDLQVCRAQAAALPADRFVDFILRRSGYQDLVLAMDNGDTRLANLHLLLEYARKYEHSSAGGLSGFIRFIDRMQQEGSDLGAASSVTEGADVVRIMSIHRSKGLEFPVVILAGCCRRFHRETGSVCLHPKLGFGVRLRDKTTGCRYTTLPREAALLAQEKDEMSEELRVLYVAMTRAKEKLLMLCSVSGVEKHLASLAAKLGKEERFPAFLVRKASNAADWLMLCALRHPDAGRLRQIAGAEGISVLPSKEPCSFQLFHYSDAVKKTSSENEQKNCAPTLDDELYQVLKKETAFVYPYRQLGEVRAKTAASEVAAAPFERGYAAMSRPAFLGKGGMTPAERGTALHNYMQYINYQKAAEDPYAELSRLYEQAYLTKEQADSINLEKISAFFASSLAKRILQSPKVLREYRFTVEVPASRVEASLSQEMGKEPVIIQGAIDCAFLEEDSFVLLDYKTDKVQDSEELRKRYQVQLQIYKKALEACTGKAVKECLLYAFSSGQVIPVYAAYK, encoded by the coding sequence ATGAGCAGAAAATGGACCCCGGCCCAGCAGGACGCAATTTGTGCCCGCGGAGGGCCGCTGCTGGTTTCGGCGGCGGCTGGTTCCGGCAAAACTGCTGTTTTGGTTGAACGCGTGGTCGGGCTGATTTTAAACAAAGATGCTCCCGTCGATGCCGACCGGCTGCTGATTGTTACCTTTACAAGGGCGGCTGCTGCTGAAATGAAAGACCGTATCGAGCAGCGTCTTTCATTGGAATTGCAGAAAAGCCCCGACAGTACTTTCCTGCAGCGACAGAAAATTTTGCTTTCTCATGCGCATATCGGCACAGTAGACAGCTTTTGCAAGGAATTAGTGCAGGAAAATTTCAGTCAGCTGGGCATGCCGGCCGATTTTCGCGTAGCAGATAGCAGCGAAATGAATGTACTGCGCGCACAGACCCTTGAAAATGTTTTAGATGATTTTTACGCTGCCGGCAGCGACAGCTTTTATGAGCTGATTGATACGGTGTCGACAGGCCGCGATGACAGTCAACTGTCAGTCATTGTGCAGACTTTGTATGACTTTGTTCGCAGCCACCCGTTTCCGCACCGTTGGCTGCGGGAAAAGGCGGAAATGTACCGTGCTGACGATCCGGACAAGACCCCTTGGGGAACAATAGCTAGACAGTATGCCGCCGAAACACTTTCTTATTGTATCCATATTACACAGCACTCCATTGCGCTGCTGCAAAGTGACAGCAAACTGCAGGAAAAATGTGTGCCGATTCTGATGCAGGATCTGTATACCTTGCAAAATGCCGCCCAAAAGATACAGAATGCAGACTGGAATGAAGTCTGTGACCTTACGCAGAATCTTGCTTTTGAAAAAATGGCTGCTGTCCGTGGTTATCGAGATAATCCCTGTAAGCAGGCGGCGGACGCAAACCGCAAAGAGGTAAAACAGGCGGCAGGGCAACTGCAAACTCTTTTCAGCTGTAGCAAAGATGCATGCCGAGAGGATTTTGCGCGTTTGCTGCCCATGATTGAAACTTTGTTTTCTATCGTCGAGACTTTCGCTGCACAGTTGGATGCTGCCAAAATGGAAAAGAAGCTGGCCGATTTTGGGGACTTAGAGCACCAGGCTCTACGCCTTCTAGTCGAAGAAACGGCAGATGGCTGGCAGCGCACACCTGCCGCAAAATTGATCGGAGAGCGGTATGACGAAATTCTGGTAGATGAATATCAGGATACCAATGAACTGCAGGATTTGCTTTTTCGCGCAGTTTCACAGGACGAGAGCAACTTGTTTATGGTGGGCGATGTCAAACAGAGTATTTACGGCTTTCGTCAGGCGCAGGCAGGTCTTTTCCTTGCCAGAAGAGAAGCTTCTACAGTCTATGACAAAAATGCATCGCAGTTTCCCGCCTGTATTACGCTCGGACGCAATTTTCGCAGCCGTGCGGGCGTAACGGAAGCAGTCAATTTTATTTTTCGTCAACTGATGAGTCAGGGCGCCGGTGGCTTGAATTATACAGACCGTGATGCGCTGATCTGCGGGGCAGAGTATCCGCCAAGCGGTTCTCCAGACACAGAACTGGATATTTTAGAGCGCAGAACAGCGGGAAATGACCTTGATCCGATTGCTGTCGAGTGCCGCCGCATAGCAGAATACATTTCTGATTTTTTACAGAATGGTGTTGTCCAGGAAGACGGAAAACAGCGGCCGGGGCGTCTGGGGGATATCTGTATTTTGCTGCGCAGCGCTAACCCATATGCTCCACTCTATGCGCGTACTCTTAACGATCTGGGTATTCCTGCATGGGCAGACCCAGGCGGCGGTTTCTTTGGTACGCCGGAAGTGCGCACAGCCCTTTCTTTTTTGCGCACAGTGAACAACCCCCTGCAGGATATTCCGCTGCTGGCAGTTCTGACAAGTCCTGTATATGGTTTTACACCAGATGAACTGGCGGAAATTCGTATTCCCAGCCGGCAGATTCCTCTTTATTTGGCAGTTGAAAAAGCTGCCAAAGCGGGCAGTCAGCGCTGCACTTCATTTTTGGAAGACCTGCAGGTATGCAGAGCGCAGGCAGCTGCCTTGCCAGCGGACCGCTTTGTCGATTTTATTTTGCGCAGAAGCGGATATCAGGATTTAGTCCTTGCTATGGACAACGGCGATACCCGGCTTGCAAATCTGCATCTTTTGCTGGAGTATGCCCGAAAATATGAGCACAGCAGCGCAGGGGGGCTTTCCGGGTTTATCCGCTTTATTGACCGAATGCAGCAGGAGGGAAGCGACCTTGGCGCGGCCAGTTCTGTTACGGAAGGCGCGGACGTTGTTCGCATTATGAGCATTCACCGCAGCAAAGGACTTGAATTTCCAGTCGTTATTTTAGCTGGATGTTGCCGCCGTTTTCATCGAGAGACCGGAAGCGTATGTCTGCACCCAAAGCTGGGGTTTGGGGTCAGGCTGCGTGATAAAACAACTGGCTGCCGCTACACGACTCTGCCGCGCGAAGCAGCTTTGCTTGCGCAGGAAAAGGACGAAATGAGCGAAGAGCTGCGGGTGCTTTATGTTGCCATGACGCGCGCAAAAGAAAAATTGCTGATGCTTTGCTCTGTTTCCGGCGTGGAAAAGCACTTGGCCTCTTTAGCCGCAAAGTTAGGGAAAGAAGAGCGTTTCCCAGCGTTTTTGGTACGGAAAGCATCCAACGCAGCAGACTGGCTGATGCTGTGTGCTCTGCGCCACCCAGATGCCGGCAGGCTGCGGCAAATTGCCGGCGCTGAGGGGATTTCTGTTCTTCCCAGCAAAGAGCCGTGCAGCTTCCAGCTTTTTCATTATTCGGATGCTGTAAAAAAAACGTCTTCGGAAAATGAACAGAAAAATTGTGCGCCCACACTTGATGATGAACTTTACCAGGTACTTAAAAAAGAAACAGCGTTTGTCTATCCATATCGGCAGCTGGGTGAAGTGCGCGCAAAAACAGCAGCCAGTGAAGTAGCTGCTGCGCCATTTGAGCGTGGCTATGCAGCAATGAGCCGGCCGGCCTTTCTGGGGAAAGGCGGCATGACGCCGGCTGAGCGGGGAACTGCACTGCATAATTATATGCAGTATATCAATTATCAAAAAGCCGCAGAAGACCCGTACGCAGAACTTTCTCGCTTGTACGAGCAGGCGTACCTTACAAAAGAGCAGGCTGACTCTATTAACCTAGAAAAAATTTCTGCTTTCTTTGCGTCTTCCCTGGCAAAAAGAATTCTACAAAGCCCAAAAGTGCTGCGCGAATACCGCTTTACGGTAGAAGTGCCGGCTTCCCGGGTGGAAGCTTCTTTGTCGCAGGAGATGGGAAAAGAGCCCGTCATCATACAGGGCGCCATTGACTGTGCTTTCTTGGAAGAGGATAGTTTTGTTTTGCTCGACTATAAAACGGATAAAGTGCAGGACTCAGAAGAGCTCAGAAAGCGCTATCAGGTACAGTTGCAGATTTATAAGAAAGCATTAGAAGCATGTACAGGAAAGGCCGTAAAAGAATGCCTGCTGTATGCTTTTTCTTCCGGACAGGTGATTCCCGTTTATGCGGCATATAAATAA